The genomic segment CGATCGTGATGGATGCCGCGGAAAATGCATATATTCGCGGTCAGGAGATGAGTAGAGAGCGTGCTGCTGAAAATCGTGAAGTCCTTGAAGATAATGGTATTGAAATCACTCAGGCATCCGACGAGTTACAGCAGGCAATTAGTGAAACTGGTGATAGAATCCTCGAAGATTGGAGGGGCGATGCAAGTGAGAGAGGGAATCGAATTATGGATGAATATATCGAGTGGCGCAGTGGCTCCGAATAAGTAAAGGGGAGCTTCTAATATGAGAGCTATCCTAAATGCCATATATCGCATTACAGGAGGGTTGGCAGCCTTTTTCTTGGCTGCCATTGGAGCCTCCGTTATTGTTCAGGTGGTAGGTAGGCAACTTGGTTATACCGTCGATGCAACAGAATTCGCTGGATTCTGCCTTGCGGCATCTACCTTCCTTGCCTTGGCTTATTCATTTCGACATGGCTCACATGTGCGCGTCACTTTGCTGGTGGATTCACTCCCTCCGGGGGCGAAGCGCATTATAGAGATTTGGGTATGTATCTGTGCTCTGGCAGTCTTGTCATGGTTGAGTTGGAATGCCATTCAATATACATGGCAAGCTTACAAGTTCGGGGACGTAAGTCCTGGTCTACTGTCTATATCGCTGTGGATTCCACAGACGGGGATGGTGGCTGGCTTGGTCGTTATGGGTGTGGCAGTGCTGGATGATCTGGTAAACCTCTTGCGCAATGGAAAGGCCGAATATTTTTCCAATTAGAAATAGGCTATGACCTCAGGAGATATATATGGACTCCACGCTATTAGCGCTATGTCTTGTGCTTGTGGGGCTATTGACGATGCTAGCATCCGGTGTATGGGTTGCTATTAGCCTCTTAGGTATAGGGATTAGTGCCCTAGCAGTTTTTTCAAATGTTCCGCTGGGTGATCTCGTCATTTCGAAGCTATGGGAGTCCAGCTGGTCTTGGCCAATGACCGCACTGCCGCTGTTTATATGGATGGGGGAAATCTTATTTCGCACCAAGCTGTCAGGGCTAATGTTCAATGGATTGTCCCCCTGGGTGGGCTGGTTACCGGGGCGGTTGCTGCATGTGAACGTGCTGGGGTGTGGGATCATGGCGGCGGTTGCCGGGTCTTCTGCAGTCACAGCAGCCACTGTAGGCAGGATGAGCATGTCCGAGCTAAAGGACAGGCACTACGATGACCGCCTGATGATCGGTACTCTGGCAGGCTCTGCTACTCTGGGTTTGCTGATTCCGCCTTCGGTAGTGCTTATTGTGTATGGTGTGGTTGCGCAGCAGTCAGTAGCAAGGTTGTTTATGGCAGGCATTTTGCCAGGCATCATGCTGATCACGTTGTTTATGGCGTACATTGCAGTATGGGCCTTGCTAAATCCAGGCAAGATGCCTCCTCCGGAACAGAGAATGACACTTAAACAGCGTCTCCTCGCATCTGTTGGGCTGCTTCCAATCCTATTGCTGATAGCGACCGTTATTGGCTCGATTTATGCTGGTATTGCGACACCTACTGAGTCAGCGACATTCGGTGTGTTGGGGGCGCTTGCGATTGCCCATTTCTCCGGTTCGTTGACAGTGAAAGTTTTCCTCGACAGTCTTCTGGGGGCGACTCGAATTGCCTGTATGATTGGTTTCATCGTTGCGGCTGCTGCAGTCCTATCATCGGCATTTTCATTTATCGGTATACCCCAGTACTTGGCTCAGCTTGTCAATTCTTTAGAGTTGTCTCCCTATATGCTGTTGCTGGTATTGACACTATTTTTCATTGTGCTTGGATGTTTTCTCGAGGGGATCTCGATTCTTGTCATCAGTAGTGCCGTAGTATTGCCGATGTTGCAGGCAGCTGGAATTGATCTTCTGTGGTTCGGTATCTATGTAGTGGTGATTATTGAGTTGGCCCAGATTACGCCACCCATTGGCTTCAATCTTTTCGTATTGCAGTCAATTACGGGAAGGGATATATGGCAAGTAACCATGGCAGCTGCACCATTCTTTGTAATCCTTTGCTTTGCGGCGCTGTTGCTGGTGCTATTTCCGGGCATTGCTACTTGGTTGCCAAGTTTGATGTAAATAACTGGTGAGTTACTGCTGGTGTCGTACGATGATAATTGAACCTAGTAGGAGTTTGATAGCTGGTAGCTGATGTCAGGCTGAGCGAGTTCGATGAACGACGACTTGGGCTGCTTGAACAAAGACGCCTTTACAACACCAGACTGCATAAGGATAACGCGATGATACGCAATGGAGGACAGCTATTCGTCGAGAGTTTGCTCGCGCTGGGAGCATCGAAGAGCTTCGGCGTCCCTGGAGAAAGTTATCTCGCCGTGTTGGATGCACTGCACGATACGGTGGGTCGACTCGATTATGTGCTGTGTCGTAACGAAGGCGGCGCAGCCTTTATGGCGGCGGCGTATGGTAAGTTGACGGGTACGCCGGGACTTTGCTTCGTGACCCGAGGCCCAGGAGCGACCAACGCCTCGATCGGCGTGCACACTGCGATGCAGGATAGCGTGCCTATGCTGCTGTTTGTCGGGCAGGTGGGTACTGATATGAAGGGTCGCGAGGCGTTTCAAGAAGTCGACTACCGCGCCGTCTTTGGCACCATGGCCAAGTGGGCCGTCGAGATTAATAACGTCGAACGGATTAACGAGATCCTCTCGCGCGCCTGGACCACGGCGACCACCGGTCGTCCCGGCCCGGTGGTGATAGCGCTGCCCGAAGACATACTGACCTCTTTCACCGAAGTGGCGCCTCTCAGCGGGCCGCTGGAGATCCCCGAGCCGGTGCCGAGCGCCGCTGCCATGGCCAAAGCACGCGATATCCTCGCCGATGCCGAGCGGCCCGTGATCTTCTACGGCGGGGCCAATTGGAAAGGCGAGGGCACCGCTCCTATCCAGCGCTTTGCCGAAGCGTCCGGCATCCCAGTTGTCTCTGTCTTCAGATATCAGGATCAGTTTGATAACCACTCGCCGGTATTCTGTGGGGAGGCTGGGGTGGGTATGACGATGCCCGTGAAGAAGCTACTGCGGGATGCCGACGTGGTGCTGGCGATCAATGTCCGCTTCGGCGAGAACTCCACCGACGGCTACACCCTGTTCGAGGTGCCGCAGCCGAAGCAACGGATGATCCACGTGCATGGCAGCGATCACGAGATCGGTAAGATCTATCGCCCGGAGCTGGGCATCCACTGTGGTCCGAATGCTTTCGCCGAGGCGTTAGATCGCATGGAACCGCTTGATGGCGACTGGGAAGAATGGCGGGCAGAAGGGCGAGAGAGCTATGAAGCGGGGTTCACCCTCCCTGATCTGCCATCCCCTGTGGACATGGGTAAAGTCTGTGCCTATCTGCGCGAGACCCTGCCCGATGACATGATCCTCACTAACGGTGCGGGCAACTTCGCAGTGTGGCCGAGCAAGTTTTTCCACTACGGGCCAACGTCGCGTTTGCTGGGGCCGCAGTCCGGTGCAATGGGTTACGGGGTTCCGGCAGCCATAGCCGCCAAGGTGACGTATCCCCAACGCACCGTGGTCTGCTTCGCTGGGGATGGTGACTTCCAGATGAATTGCTCGGAGCTGGCTACCGCCATGCAGGCCGGTGCCCAGCCGATCATCCTAGTCCTCAATAATGGGATATACGGCACCATTCGGGCGCACCAAGAGCGTCATTACCCGGACCGCGTCTCCGGCACCACGATGGAACAGAACCCGGACTTCGTCACCCTGGGCAAGGCCTATGGTTTTCACGCCGAACGGGTCGAAACCACCCAAGACTTCCCGGCAGCCTTTGAACGCGCCCTGGCCTCCGATAGTGGCGCGCTCCTCGAACTCAACATTTCACCCGAAGCGCTCACCCCGCGTCAGACGTTGAGTCAGATGCGTGATGCAGCCTTAGCAGCAAAGGATACAGCATGACTATCGGTCAAGAGATTCGTCTCGGGGCCGATATCGGCGGGACCTTCACCGATATCGCTCTCGACGTTCACGGCACCCTTTATTCTTCCAAGGTGCTGACCAATTATACGGCGCCGGAACAATCGATTCTCGATGGAATCGAGATCGTGATCCAGGATGCGGGCATCGCATTCTCAGAGATCGACATGATCATCCATGGCACGACTTTGGCTACCAATGCTCTGATCGAGCGCCGCGGGGCGCGCACCGCTTTGATCACCACGGAAGGCTTTCGTGATGTGATCGAGATGCGTACCGAGAACCGCTTCGAGCAGTACGATCTGAACCTTAAGCTGCCAACGCCACTGATCCCACGAGAAGACCGTTTCGTGGTCAAAGGCCGAATGAGCGCTCAGGGAGAGGAGCTTCATGCCCTCGACGAGGCGGCGCTTGAGGAGATTGCCGAGACTATCAAGGCGCAGAACTTCGGCGCAGTAGCGATTGGCTTTATCCACTCTTACATGAATGATGCCCACGAGAAGCGCGCCCGCGACATTCTTGCACGTCACCTTGACCTGCCGATCTCGATCTCGGCGGAGGTCTCGCCGCAGATGCGTGAGTTTGAGCGCTTCAATACCGTCTGCGCCAATGCCTATGTGCGTCCGCAGATGGCCAGTTACCTGTCACGTCTTCAGGTGCGGCTAGAGGAGATGGGCACCGCCTGTCGGGTGTTCATGATCCACTCCGGTGGTGGGCTGATATCGGTCGAGACCGCGACTGAGTTTCCTGTACGCTTGATTGAGTCTGGGCCAGCCGGTGGGGCGATCTTCGCCGCTGACATTGCGCGGCGTTTCGATCTCGATCGCGTCGTCTCCTACGACATGGGCGGAACCACCGCTAAGGTTTGCCTGATCGATGATTTCCAGCCGCAGACCGCGCGTACCTTCGAGGTGGCGCGTACCTACCGCTTCTGCAAGGGTTCGGGCATGTCGATCTCCATCCCGGTGATTGAAATGATCGAGATAGGCGCCGGTGGCGGCTCCATCGCTTGGGTCGATGCCATGAACCGCATACAGGTGGGCCCGGAGTCCGCCTCATCCGAGCCGGGGCCGGCGTGCTACGATCGCGGCGGCGAACGCCCAGCAATTACTGACGCCGATCTGCTGTTAGGCAAGCTGGACCCCAATAACTTTGCCGGTGGCATGATCAAGCTCTCGAGTGAGGCATCGGCCAAGGCAATCTCCCAAGAGGTAGGCGAGAAGCTCGATCTCCAGCCTCAGGCGGCAGCGTTTGGTGTGTGCGACGTGGTTGATGAGAACATGGCCAACGCAGCGCGCGTTCACGCGGTCGAGAACGGCAAGAGTATCTCCGATAACACCATGATCGCCTTCGGCGGTGCGGCACCGCTGCATGCAGCGCGGTTGTGCGAAAAGCTCAACATTGAACGCTGCCTCATTCCGCAAGGGGCGGGCGTTGGGTCGGCCATCGGCTTTCTGCGCGCGCCCTTTGGATATGAAGCGGTTGCCTCACAGATCATGGGGCTCAAGGGCTTCGATGCCGCCGCTCTCAACACCATGTTGGGCGAGCTCAAGACTACTGCCGAGAGCTTTGTGCGCGAAGGCACCCAAGGCGCGATCCGGCGCGAGATTATTGCGTTCATGCGCTACGCCGGCCAGGGCTGGGAAATTCCCGTTGCGCTTCCGGACCGCGACTTCACTGCCGATGACGAGGCGATGATTGAGGCATCCTTCAAGCAACGCTACGCCGAGTTCTTCGGCCGTGCGGTCGAAGGCCCGCAGATCGAGTTCGTCACCTTCTCGGTCAAGGCGAATGACGTGCGCCCCCAGGTCGACGGATATCCGCTGACCGAAGCAGGCAAAGTGATCGAAGCGCCGGCCTCTCGCCCGGTGTTCGACCCGGCGCTGGGCGGAGAGCAGGATACCGGCATAATCCCCCGTGAGGCCTTGTCAGTCGGCGATCGCGTGTGTGGTCCGGCGGTGATCTTCGAAAGCGAAACTTCCACTGTCGTCACCTCGCCGTTCGATGCGGTGGTGCAGTTTGACGGTTCGCTACTTCTCGTGCGGAAAGGAGTTTGATCCATGAGCCAGATTGACGAAATCCGCATGCAGGTCATGTGGAACCGCCTGATTTCAGTGGTCGAAGAGCAGGCCCTGACGCTTCTGCGCACCGCATTCTCGACCTCCGTGCGTGAAGCGGGCGACCTCTCCGCGGGCGTCTATAACGCCCAAGGCGAGATGCTTGCCCAGGCCGTGACCGGTACCCCGGGTCACGTCAACACCATGGCCGAGGCGGTGATGAACTTCATTGCCGAGATCCCGTACGCGGAAATGTATCCCGGCGACACCTACGTCACTAACGACCCGTGGAAGGGCACCGGCCACCTGCACGACATCACCATGGTGTCGCCATCGTTCAGGGGCGACGAGCTGATCGGCTTCTTCGCTTGTACCGCGCACGTCGTCGACGTGGGCGGGCGTGGCTTCGGCGCCGACGGCAAGTCGGTCTACGAGGAAGGCATCCAGATCCCGATCATGAAATTCGCGGAGCGTGGCGAGGTCAACCAGGATCTGCTCAAGATCCTGCGTCTCAACGTACGCGAACCGAACCAGGTCATCGGCGACTTCTACTCGCTGGCGGCGTGTAACGATGTTGGCCACAATCGCCTGATTGCGATGCTCGATGAAGTTGGGCTCGATAACCTCGAAAGTCTGGGCGAGTTCATCCTGTCGCGGACCCATGCGGCGATCATGGAGCGCATCGCCGACCTGCCCAAGGGTGCCTGGTCAAATACCATGCTCACAGACGGCTACGATGAGGCGATTCGGCTGGCTACCGAAGTCATTATCGGCGACGACAGCGTCAACGTTGATTTCTCCGGCACTGCGGCGATGAGTCCGTGGGGGGTCAACGTGCCGCTGATATACACCAAGGCGTATGCCTGCTACGCGCTAAAATGTGTAGTAGCGCCGGATATCCCCAACAACGCCGCGTCGCTGGCGGTGTTCAATATTTCCTCACCAACCAATATCCTCAACGCCGAGCGTCCGGCTCCCGTCTCCGTTCGCCACGTGTTGGGCCACTTGGTGCCGGATCTGGTGCTTGGTGCCCTGGCTAAAGCGCTGCCTGGGCAGGTACTGGCAGAGGGCGCTGCGGCACTGTGGAATGTGCACATTTCCGCTCGCCCCACCGACGGGCAGGCGGGGCGTCGTGCCGAGGTGCTGATGTTCAACTCCGGTGGCATGGGCGCGCGTCCGCTGCTGGATGGTCTCTCTTCGACGGCGTTCCCGTCCGGGGTCCACACCATGCCGATCGAGGCCACCGAGCACACCGGTCCGATCGTGATCTGGCGAAAGGAACTTAGGCCGGACTCTGGTGGTGCCGGCAAGTACCGTGGGGGGCTAGGGCAGATCATCGAGATCGCGCCGGCTGATGGCTACGAGTTCAACTTCTCCGCTATGTTCGATCGCATTACCTCGGCGCCGCGTGGTCGCGACGGTGGCAAGCCGGGTGCATTGGGAAGCGTGCACTTGGACGACGGAACCAAGCTGCGTCCCAAGGGGTGGCAGCATGTGCCTGCCGGGCGCCGTCTAGTGCTGAATCTGCCCGGTGGCGGTGGCTTTGGAAATCCTGCCGAGCGGAGTCCAGAGGCGATGGCCGAGGATCGTGTCAGGGGGTATGTCACGGAGGATGACGCATGAGCTATATCGCGGATCGTCTGGCAGTCGTCAAGCCGTCGGCCTCGATGGCTGTCTCACAAGCCGCCAAAGAATTGGCGGCCACCGGAGTTGATGTCATCGACCTAGGGTTGGGGGAACCGGATTTCGCCGCCCCGGCCCACATTACTCAGGCCGCCTTCGCGGCGGCCAGCAGCGAGCGCATGCTCTACACCGCATCGCTGGGGACGCCGGCGCTACGTAAGGCGGTGGCGGCCAAATTCCAGCGCGAGAACGACCTAGCGTATGCACTGGACGAGATCGCGGTCGCCAATGGCGCCAAGCAGGTCATCTTCAATGCCCTGATGGCGACGCTAAATGAAGGTGACGAAGCGATCCTGCCGGCACCGTACTTCGTTTCCTATCCGGAGATGGTCAAGCTGTTCGGCGGCGTGCCGGTAACGCCAGCGTGCCCGGCGACGTCGGGTTTCCGCTTGACCCCGGAGGTGCTCGAGGCGGCGATTACGCCG from the Halomonas sp. 1513 genome contains:
- a CDS encoding 5-oxoprolinase; translation: MSQIDEIRMQVMWNRLISVVEEQALTLLRTAFSTSVREAGDLSAGVYNAQGEMLAQAVTGTPGHVNTMAEAVMNFIAEIPYAEMYPGDTYVTNDPWKGTGHLHDITMVSPSFRGDELIGFFACTAHVVDVGGRGFGADGKSVYEEGIQIPIMKFAERGEVNQDLLKILRLNVREPNQVIGDFYSLAACNDVGHNRLIAMLDEVGLDNLESLGEFILSRTHAAIMERIADLPKGAWSNTMLTDGYDEAIRLATEVIIGDDSVNVDFSGTAAMSPWGVNVPLIYTKAYACYALKCVVAPDIPNNAASLAVFNISSPTNILNAERPAPVSVRHVLGHLVPDLVLGALAKALPGQVLAEGAAALWNVHISARPTDGQAGRRAEVLMFNSGGMGARPLLDGLSSTAFPSGVHTMPIEATEHTGPIVIWRKELRPDSGGAGKYRGGLGQIIEIAPADGYEFNFSAMFDRITSAPRGRDGGKPGALGSVHLDDGTKLRPKGWQHVPAGRRLVLNLPGGGGFGNPAERSPEAMAEDRVRGYVTEDDA
- a CDS encoding thiamine pyrophosphate-binding protein translates to MIRNGGQLFVESLLALGASKSFGVPGESYLAVLDALHDTVGRLDYVLCRNEGGAAFMAAAYGKLTGTPGLCFVTRGPGATNASIGVHTAMQDSVPMLLFVGQVGTDMKGREAFQEVDYRAVFGTMAKWAVEINNVERINEILSRAWTTATTGRPGPVVIALPEDILTSFTEVAPLSGPLEIPEPVPSAAAMAKARDILADAERPVIFYGGANWKGEGTAPIQRFAEASGIPVVSVFRYQDQFDNHSPVFCGEAGVGMTMPVKKLLRDADVVLAINVRFGENSTDGYTLFEVPQPKQRMIHVHGSDHEIGKIYRPELGIHCGPNAFAEALDRMEPLDGDWEEWRAEGRESYEAGFTLPDLPSPVDMGKVCAYLRETLPDDMILTNGAGNFAVWPSKFFHYGPTSRLLGPQSGAMGYGVPAAIAAKVTYPQRTVVCFAGDGDFQMNCSELATAMQAGAQPIILVLNNGIYGTIRAHQERHYPDRVSGTTMEQNPDFVTLGKAYGFHAERVETTQDFPAAFERALASDSGALLELNISPEALTPRQTLSQMRDAALAAKDTA
- a CDS encoding C4-dicarboxylate ABC transporter permease; this encodes MDSTLLALCLVLVGLLTMLASGVWVAISLLGIGISALAVFSNVPLGDLVISKLWESSWSWPMTALPLFIWMGEILFRTKLSGLMFNGLSPWVGWLPGRLLHVNVLGCGIMAAVAGSSAVTAATVGRMSMSELKDRHYDDRLMIGTLAGSATLGLLIPPSVVLIVYGVVAQQSVARLFMAGILPGIMLITLFMAYIAVWALLNPGKMPPPEQRMTLKQRLLASVGLLPILLLIATVIGSIYAGIATPTESATFGVLGALAIAHFSGSLTVKVFLDSLLGATRIACMIGFIVAAAAVLSSAFSFIGIPQYLAQLVNSLELSPYMLLLVLTLFFIVLGCFLEGISILVISSAVVLPMLQAAGIDLLWFGIYVVVIIELAQITPPIGFNLFVLQSITGRDIWQVTMAAAPFFVILCFAALLLVLFPGIATWLPSLM
- a CDS encoding methylhydantoinase, encoding MTIGQEIRLGADIGGTFTDIALDVHGTLYSSKVLTNYTAPEQSILDGIEIVIQDAGIAFSEIDMIIHGTTLATNALIERRGARTALITTEGFRDVIEMRTENRFEQYDLNLKLPTPLIPREDRFVVKGRMSAQGEELHALDEAALEEIAETIKAQNFGAVAIGFIHSYMNDAHEKRARDILARHLDLPISISAEVSPQMREFERFNTVCANAYVRPQMASYLSRLQVRLEEMGTACRVFMIHSGGGLISVETATEFPVRLIESGPAGGAIFAADIARRFDLDRVVSYDMGGTTAKVCLIDDFQPQTARTFEVARTYRFCKGSGMSISIPVIEMIEIGAGGGSIAWVDAMNRIQVGPESASSEPGPACYDRGGERPAITDADLLLGKLDPNNFAGGMIKLSSEASAKAISQEVGEKLDLQPQAAAFGVCDVVDENMANAARVHAVENGKSISDNTMIAFGGAAPLHAARLCEKLNIERCLIPQGAGVGSAIGFLRAPFGYEAVASQIMGLKGFDAAALNTMLGELKTTAESFVREGTQGAIRREIIAFMRYAGQGWEIPVALPDRDFTADDEAMIEASFKQRYAEFFGRAVEGPQIEFVTFSVKANDVRPQVDGYPLTEAGKVIEAPASRPVFDPALGGEQDTGIIPREALSVGDRVCGPAVIFESETSTVVTSPFDAVVQFDGSLLLVRKGV